Proteins from a genomic interval of Phyllopteryx taeniolatus isolate TA_2022b chromosome 3, UOR_Ptae_1.2, whole genome shotgun sequence:
- the abcb9 gene encoding ATP-binding cassette sub-family B member 9 isoform X3 encodes MGIKINVTCTISYILLDIIIATLLYIHGSQFNIFVEDGLNFSILQSALDIWGTVLLRASLLLGASIGVLWNREDGPHTVAKLTTLILLVCQTIITYTLAKLLMLSELESLSHRPWSLSLICWTCFSSLAVLGLWWVLGKENSSEPGHCDDTEDLLQPDGKEEEEDGVRSERKNNCEKKETEKTTTGATLGRLLSYTKQDGGLLTVAIIFLVISAVCEAFIPYYYGKAIDSIVVHHSMEYFAKPAITLTVLAFTSSIAIGVRGGVFTLTFARLNLRFRNHLFRTLMRQDIGFFDENHTGDITSRLSADTTQVSDLISQNINVFLRSTIKAVGFLIFMFGMSWKLTLVNMMGLPFIALLSEYYGNYYKKLTKEVQTTLAKANKVAEETISAMKTVRSFANEHREADSYYDKLVVMYHLNKKQALAYACYMWSSCISELALEVTILAYGGHLVVTGQMESSQLLSFFIYMLEMGECLANIASVYSGLMQGVGAAEKVFEYLDRKPKHPPDGTDTLESFTGLVDFQDITFSYPTRPEIEILKGVSFTLKPGEVTALVGPSGSGKSSCVNLLENFYVPQHGQVLLDGKPVHTFQHGDLHSRVALVGQEPVLFARTIEENITYGLTDVPVEAVIQAATKANAHDFIIALPQGYQTSVGEKGAQLSGGQKQRVAIARALVRQPRVLILDEATSALDAESEHVVQQALNNIMREHTVLVVAHRLSTVERADSIIVIDKGHVAEQGSHGQLMASGGLYYKLVQRQVLGIETGDEVLNLSENSSWKPDGGHQRSRQSSSARSQGAGAYPS; translated from the exons ATgggtattaaaataaatgtgacttGTACTATTTCATACATCCTACTGGACATCATTATCGCCACACTCTTATATATTCACGGATCAcagtttaacatttttgtagAAGATGGTTTGAACTTTAGCATTCTGCAGTCGGCATTGGACATCTGGGGGACTGTGCTGCTTCGAGCTTCTCTCCTCCTGGGTGCCTCTATTGGAGTCTTATGGAACAGAGAAGATGGCCCACACACGGTGGCTAAACTCACCACCCTCATCCTCTTAGTCTGCCAGACTATTATTACATATACTCTGGCCAAGCTGCTGATGCTGAGTGAACTTGAGTCGCTATCTCATCGTCCTTGGTCTTTGAGTCTGATTTGCTGGACCTGTTTCTCCTCGTTGGCAGTTCTGGGGCTGTGGTGGGTTCTCGGAAAGGAAAATAGCAGTGAACCGGGACATTGTGACGACACTGAGGACTTGCTTCAGCCAGATggtaaagaggaggaggaagatggggTACGCAGTGAGAGGAAGAACAATTGTGAGAAGAAAGAAACAGAGAAGACCACCACAGGAGCTACACTGGGGCGTCTACTGAGCTACACGAAACAAGATGGTGGACTGTTAACTGTGGCTATTATCTTCCTTGTCATTTCTGCTGTGT GTGAAGCCTTCATACCTTACTACTATGGGAAGGCGATAGATAGCATTGTGGTTCACCATAGCATGGAATACTTTGCTAAACCTGCCATCACACTCACAGTCTTGGCCTTCACCAG TTCAATTGCAATTGGAGTGCGTGGAGGAGTGtttacactcacatttgcaCGATTGAATCTTCGGTTCAGGAACCACCTCTTTAGAACTCTAATGAGGCAGGATATTGGCTTTTTTGATGAGAACCATACAG GTGACATCACGTCACGTCTGTCAGCTGACACCACCCAAGTGAGTGACCTCATCTCCCAGAACATTAACGTGTTCTTGAGGAGCACCATCAAGGCTGTTGGGTTTCTCATTTTCATGTTTGGAATGTCCTGGAAGCTAACATTAGTGAACATGATGGGACTTCCTTTTATTGCCCTTCTTTCTGAGTATTATGGAAATTATTACAAG AAACTAACTAAAGAGGTGCAAACAACTCTTGCAAAGGCTAACAAAGTTGCGGAAGAAACCATTTCAGCTATGAAGACAGTACGAAGCTTTGCCAACGAGCATCGAGAGGCTGACTCCTACTACGACAAGCTGGTTGTCATGTATCATCTCAACAAGAAACAAGCCCTGGCATATGCTTGCTATATGTGGTCCAGTTGT ATCTCAGAGCTTGCTCTGGAGGTTACCATTCTCGCCTACGGTGGCCACCTTGTGGTGACTGGTCAGATGGAAAGCAGCCAGTTGTTATCGTTTTTCATATACATGCTTGAAATGGGGGAATGTTTGGCG AACATTGCATCAGTTTACTCAGGGCTCATGCAGGGCGTAGGAGCTGCTGAAAAGGTTTTCGAGTACTTGGACAGAAAACCCAAACACCCACCTGATGGTACAGATACTCTGGAGTCATTCACTGGTCTGGTAGATTTTCAAGACATCACATTTTCCTACCCTACTCGGCCAGAGATTGAAATCCTCAAG GGAGTGTCATTCACTCTAAAGCCTGGCGAGGTTACCGCCCTGGTTGGACCGTCAGGCAGTGGAAAGAGCTCCTGTGTCAACCTATTGGAAAACTTCTATGTTCCCCAGCATGGTCAAGTCCTGCTGGACGGAAAGCCTGTTCAcaccttccagcatggagaccTCCATTCTCGG GTGGCGCTTGTAGGCCAAGAACCAGTGCTTTTTGCCCGAACAATCGAGGAGAACATCACTTATGGTCTGACTGATGTCCCCGTGGAGGCTGTCATACAGGCAGCCACAAAGGCGAATGCTCATGATTTCATCATCGCCCTGCCCCAAGGCTATCAAACAA GTGTTGGAGAGAAAGGCGCACAGTTGTCAGGTGGGCAAAAACAAAGAGTGGCCATTGCAAGAGCTCTTGTCCGACAACCTCGTGTTCTTATCTTGGATGAGGCGACCAGTGCCTTGGATGCAGAGAGTGAACATGTT GTACAGCAAGCGCTGAACAACATCATGAGGGAGCACACAGTGTTAGTTGTTGCACATCGGCTCAGCACCGTGGAGAGGGCAGACAGCATCATTGTGATCGATAAGGGCCATGTGGCTGAACAGGGATCTCACGGTCAGCTGATGGCCAGTGGGGGGTTGTACTACAAACTGGTGCAGCGACAGGTTCTGGGCATAGAGACGGGGGATGAAGTACTAAATCTTTCAGAGAATTCCTCCTGGAAGCCTGATGGAGGACACCAGCGTAGCAGACAAAGCAGCAGTGCAA ggtcacagggtgctggagcctatcccagctga
- the abcb9 gene encoding ATP-binding cassette sub-family B member 9 isoform X2 has product MGIKINVTCTISYILLDIIIATLLYIHGSQFNIFVEDGLNFSILQSALDIWGTVLLRASLLLGASIGVLWNREDGPHTVAKLTTLILLVCQTIITYTLAKLLMLSELESLSHRPWSLSLICWTCFSSLAVLGLWWVLGKENSSEPGHCDDTEDLLQPDGKEEEEDGVRSERKNNCEKKETEKTTTGATLGRLLSYTKQDGGLLTVAIIFLVISAVCEAFIPYYYGKAIDSIVVHHSMEYFAKPAITLTVLAFTSSIAIGVRGGVFTLTFARLNLRFRNHLFRTLMRQDIGFFDENHTGDITSRLSADTTQVSDLISQNINVFLRSTIKAVGFLIFMFGMSWKLTLVNMMGLPFIALLSEYYGNYYKKLTKEVQTTLAKANKVAEETISAMKTVRSFANEHREADSYYDKLVVMYHLNKKQALAYACYMWSSCISELALEVTILAYGGHLVVTGQMESSQLLSFFIYMLEMGECLANIASVYSGLMQGVGAAEKVFEYLDRKPKHPPDGTDTLESFTGLVDFQDITFSYPTRPEIEILKGVSFTLKPGEVTALVGPSGSGKSSCVNLLENFYVPQHGQVLLDGKPVHTFQHGDLHSRVALVGQEPVLFARTIEENITYGLTDVPVEAVIQAATKANAHDFIIALPQGYQTSVGEKGAQLSGGQKQRVAIARALVRQPRVLILDEATSALDAESEHVVQQALNNIMREHTVLVVAHRLSTVERADSIIVIDKGHVAEQGSHGQLMASGGLYYKLVQRQVLGIETGDEVLNLSENSSWKPDGGHQRSRQSSSATLCQKCGGDRWKSTVNQE; this is encoded by the exons ATgggtattaaaataaatgtgacttGTACTATTTCATACATCCTACTGGACATCATTATCGCCACACTCTTATATATTCACGGATCAcagtttaacatttttgtagAAGATGGTTTGAACTTTAGCATTCTGCAGTCGGCATTGGACATCTGGGGGACTGTGCTGCTTCGAGCTTCTCTCCTCCTGGGTGCCTCTATTGGAGTCTTATGGAACAGAGAAGATGGCCCACACACGGTGGCTAAACTCACCACCCTCATCCTCTTAGTCTGCCAGACTATTATTACATATACTCTGGCCAAGCTGCTGATGCTGAGTGAACTTGAGTCGCTATCTCATCGTCCTTGGTCTTTGAGTCTGATTTGCTGGACCTGTTTCTCCTCGTTGGCAGTTCTGGGGCTGTGGTGGGTTCTCGGAAAGGAAAATAGCAGTGAACCGGGACATTGTGACGACACTGAGGACTTGCTTCAGCCAGATggtaaagaggaggaggaagatggggTACGCAGTGAGAGGAAGAACAATTGTGAGAAGAAAGAAACAGAGAAGACCACCACAGGAGCTACACTGGGGCGTCTACTGAGCTACACGAAACAAGATGGTGGACTGTTAACTGTGGCTATTATCTTCCTTGTCATTTCTGCTGTGT GTGAAGCCTTCATACCTTACTACTATGGGAAGGCGATAGATAGCATTGTGGTTCACCATAGCATGGAATACTTTGCTAAACCTGCCATCACACTCACAGTCTTGGCCTTCACCAG TTCAATTGCAATTGGAGTGCGTGGAGGAGTGtttacactcacatttgcaCGATTGAATCTTCGGTTCAGGAACCACCTCTTTAGAACTCTAATGAGGCAGGATATTGGCTTTTTTGATGAGAACCATACAG GTGACATCACGTCACGTCTGTCAGCTGACACCACCCAAGTGAGTGACCTCATCTCCCAGAACATTAACGTGTTCTTGAGGAGCACCATCAAGGCTGTTGGGTTTCTCATTTTCATGTTTGGAATGTCCTGGAAGCTAACATTAGTGAACATGATGGGACTTCCTTTTATTGCCCTTCTTTCTGAGTATTATGGAAATTATTACAAG AAACTAACTAAAGAGGTGCAAACAACTCTTGCAAAGGCTAACAAAGTTGCGGAAGAAACCATTTCAGCTATGAAGACAGTACGAAGCTTTGCCAACGAGCATCGAGAGGCTGACTCCTACTACGACAAGCTGGTTGTCATGTATCATCTCAACAAGAAACAAGCCCTGGCATATGCTTGCTATATGTGGTCCAGTTGT ATCTCAGAGCTTGCTCTGGAGGTTACCATTCTCGCCTACGGTGGCCACCTTGTGGTGACTGGTCAGATGGAAAGCAGCCAGTTGTTATCGTTTTTCATATACATGCTTGAAATGGGGGAATGTTTGGCG AACATTGCATCAGTTTACTCAGGGCTCATGCAGGGCGTAGGAGCTGCTGAAAAGGTTTTCGAGTACTTGGACAGAAAACCCAAACACCCACCTGATGGTACAGATACTCTGGAGTCATTCACTGGTCTGGTAGATTTTCAAGACATCACATTTTCCTACCCTACTCGGCCAGAGATTGAAATCCTCAAG GGAGTGTCATTCACTCTAAAGCCTGGCGAGGTTACCGCCCTGGTTGGACCGTCAGGCAGTGGAAAGAGCTCCTGTGTCAACCTATTGGAAAACTTCTATGTTCCCCAGCATGGTCAAGTCCTGCTGGACGGAAAGCCTGTTCAcaccttccagcatggagaccTCCATTCTCGG GTGGCGCTTGTAGGCCAAGAACCAGTGCTTTTTGCCCGAACAATCGAGGAGAACATCACTTATGGTCTGACTGATGTCCCCGTGGAGGCTGTCATACAGGCAGCCACAAAGGCGAATGCTCATGATTTCATCATCGCCCTGCCCCAAGGCTATCAAACAA GTGTTGGAGAGAAAGGCGCACAGTTGTCAGGTGGGCAAAAACAAAGAGTGGCCATTGCAAGAGCTCTTGTCCGACAACCTCGTGTTCTTATCTTGGATGAGGCGACCAGTGCCTTGGATGCAGAGAGTGAACATGTT GTACAGCAAGCGCTGAACAACATCATGAGGGAGCACACAGTGTTAGTTGTTGCACATCGGCTCAGCACCGTGGAGAGGGCAGACAGCATCATTGTGATCGATAAGGGCCATGTGGCTGAACAGGGATCTCACGGTCAGCTGATGGCCAGTGGGGGGTTGTACTACAAACTGGTGCAGCGACAGGTTCTGGGCATAGAGACGGGGGATGAAGTACTAAATCTTTCAGAGAATTCCTCCTGGAAGCCTGATGGAGGACACCAGCGTAGCAGACAAAGCAGCAGTGCAA CACTGTGTCAGAAGTGTGGAGGGGATCGTTGGAAATCAACGGTGAATCAAGAGTAG
- the abcb9 gene encoding ATP-binding cassette sub-family B member 9 isoform X1: MGIKINVTCTISYILLDIIIATLLYIHGSQFNIFVEDGLNFSILQSALDIWGTVLLRASLLLGASIGVLWNREDGPHTVAKLTTLILLVCQTIITYTLAKLLMLSELESLSHRPWSLSLICWTCFSSLAVLGLWWVLGKENSSEPGHCDDTEDLLQPDGKEEEEDGVRSERKNNCEKKETEKTTTGATLGRLLSYTKQDGGLLTVAIIFLVISAVCEAFIPYYYGKAIDSIVVHHSMEYFAKPAITLTVLAFTSSIAIGVRGGVFTLTFARLNLRFRNHLFRTLMRQDIGFFDENHTGDITSRLSADTTQVSDLISQNINVFLRSTIKAVGFLIFMFGMSWKLTLVNMMGLPFIALLSEYYGNYYKKLTKEVQTTLAKANKVAEETISAMKTVRSFANEHREADSYYDKLVVMYHLNKKQALAYACYMWSSCISELALEVTILAYGGHLVVTGQMESSQLLSFFIYMLEMGECLANIASVYSGLMQGVGAAEKVFEYLDRKPKHPPDGTDTLESFTGLVDFQDITFSYPTRPEIEILKGVSFTLKPGEVTALVGPSGSGKSSCVNLLENFYVPQHGQVLLDGKPVHTFQHGDLHSRVALVGQEPVLFARTIEENITYGLTDVPVEAVIQAATKANAHDFIIALPQGYQTSVGEKGAQLSGGQKQRVAIARALVRQPRVLILDEATSALDAESEHVVQQALNNIMREHTVLVVAHRLSTVERADSIIVIDKGHVAEQGSHGQLMASGGLYYKLVQRQVLGIETGDEVLNLSENSSWKPDGGHQRSRQSSSAREAQSAVTNRGEKRDRSRG, encoded by the exons ATgggtattaaaataaatgtgacttGTACTATTTCATACATCCTACTGGACATCATTATCGCCACACTCTTATATATTCACGGATCAcagtttaacatttttgtagAAGATGGTTTGAACTTTAGCATTCTGCAGTCGGCATTGGACATCTGGGGGACTGTGCTGCTTCGAGCTTCTCTCCTCCTGGGTGCCTCTATTGGAGTCTTATGGAACAGAGAAGATGGCCCACACACGGTGGCTAAACTCACCACCCTCATCCTCTTAGTCTGCCAGACTATTATTACATATACTCTGGCCAAGCTGCTGATGCTGAGTGAACTTGAGTCGCTATCTCATCGTCCTTGGTCTTTGAGTCTGATTTGCTGGACCTGTTTCTCCTCGTTGGCAGTTCTGGGGCTGTGGTGGGTTCTCGGAAAGGAAAATAGCAGTGAACCGGGACATTGTGACGACACTGAGGACTTGCTTCAGCCAGATggtaaagaggaggaggaagatggggTACGCAGTGAGAGGAAGAACAATTGTGAGAAGAAAGAAACAGAGAAGACCACCACAGGAGCTACACTGGGGCGTCTACTGAGCTACACGAAACAAGATGGTGGACTGTTAACTGTGGCTATTATCTTCCTTGTCATTTCTGCTGTGT GTGAAGCCTTCATACCTTACTACTATGGGAAGGCGATAGATAGCATTGTGGTTCACCATAGCATGGAATACTTTGCTAAACCTGCCATCACACTCACAGTCTTGGCCTTCACCAG TTCAATTGCAATTGGAGTGCGTGGAGGAGTGtttacactcacatttgcaCGATTGAATCTTCGGTTCAGGAACCACCTCTTTAGAACTCTAATGAGGCAGGATATTGGCTTTTTTGATGAGAACCATACAG GTGACATCACGTCACGTCTGTCAGCTGACACCACCCAAGTGAGTGACCTCATCTCCCAGAACATTAACGTGTTCTTGAGGAGCACCATCAAGGCTGTTGGGTTTCTCATTTTCATGTTTGGAATGTCCTGGAAGCTAACATTAGTGAACATGATGGGACTTCCTTTTATTGCCCTTCTTTCTGAGTATTATGGAAATTATTACAAG AAACTAACTAAAGAGGTGCAAACAACTCTTGCAAAGGCTAACAAAGTTGCGGAAGAAACCATTTCAGCTATGAAGACAGTACGAAGCTTTGCCAACGAGCATCGAGAGGCTGACTCCTACTACGACAAGCTGGTTGTCATGTATCATCTCAACAAGAAACAAGCCCTGGCATATGCTTGCTATATGTGGTCCAGTTGT ATCTCAGAGCTTGCTCTGGAGGTTACCATTCTCGCCTACGGTGGCCACCTTGTGGTGACTGGTCAGATGGAAAGCAGCCAGTTGTTATCGTTTTTCATATACATGCTTGAAATGGGGGAATGTTTGGCG AACATTGCATCAGTTTACTCAGGGCTCATGCAGGGCGTAGGAGCTGCTGAAAAGGTTTTCGAGTACTTGGACAGAAAACCCAAACACCCACCTGATGGTACAGATACTCTGGAGTCATTCACTGGTCTGGTAGATTTTCAAGACATCACATTTTCCTACCCTACTCGGCCAGAGATTGAAATCCTCAAG GGAGTGTCATTCACTCTAAAGCCTGGCGAGGTTACCGCCCTGGTTGGACCGTCAGGCAGTGGAAAGAGCTCCTGTGTCAACCTATTGGAAAACTTCTATGTTCCCCAGCATGGTCAAGTCCTGCTGGACGGAAAGCCTGTTCAcaccttccagcatggagaccTCCATTCTCGG GTGGCGCTTGTAGGCCAAGAACCAGTGCTTTTTGCCCGAACAATCGAGGAGAACATCACTTATGGTCTGACTGATGTCCCCGTGGAGGCTGTCATACAGGCAGCCACAAAGGCGAATGCTCATGATTTCATCATCGCCCTGCCCCAAGGCTATCAAACAA GTGTTGGAGAGAAAGGCGCACAGTTGTCAGGTGGGCAAAAACAAAGAGTGGCCATTGCAAGAGCTCTTGTCCGACAACCTCGTGTTCTTATCTTGGATGAGGCGACCAGTGCCTTGGATGCAGAGAGTGAACATGTT GTACAGCAAGCGCTGAACAACATCATGAGGGAGCACACAGTGTTAGTTGTTGCACATCGGCTCAGCACCGTGGAGAGGGCAGACAGCATCATTGTGATCGATAAGGGCCATGTGGCTGAACAGGGATCTCACGGTCAGCTGATGGCCAGTGGGGGGTTGTACTACAAACTGGTGCAGCGACAGGTTCTGGGCATAGAGACGGGGGATGAAGTACTAAATCTTTCAGAGAATTCCTCCTGGAAGCCTGATGGAGGACACCAGCGTAGCAGACAAAGCAGCAGTGCAA GAGAAGCTCAGTCAGCTGTCACAAACAGAGGGGAGAAGAGGGACCGTAGCCGAGGATAA